The genomic region GGTGAGTCGTGAGTTGTTGGATCTGGTCACTGAGCAGGCCGACGATGAGATCGTGTTTCCGCCGGAACGCTGGGCGGCGACCTTCCGGTCGCACGCCCAGCTCATCCTTCACGAACTCGGTGAGTACCTCGGTTACTCGCCACCGCCGTTGTTGGAGCGGCTAATCGAAGATGCCCAGAAAATCCACCAACAACGACCGATCTTACAAGAGACGCTCGCTACCGCTACACAACCGAGGTGTGAGTCTTAGCTAAAGACGAATACTTCATGAAAACAGGTGTTGGACTCAGGTTGGAGGGTGCTGATCGTGATGCTGTCTCTTAGAACCGTACAGACTATTACAGTCAGTGGTTAATCACGAGAAAATGCCCTCTAGTCCGTGGAACAGAATCGGCAAGTCGGCCCGACGTGAGCCGTTCGTGCCACTCATTGCGATTGCTGCGCTCCTGCTGATGGCCTTTGGCACCTGGCGACTCCGGCCACATCTGACGTTTCCGGATGAAACCGGTGCTATAGAACTCGCTCTCAGGATGGGATACGAGCAGAACCCGTTCATAGACAACTTTCGGAAGGGTGGGAATCTCCACCTCTACCTTTTAGCGCTCTCTTTTGTCCCGGTGACGCTATACTGGCTCGCAACCGGTCAACTAGGCGACATCATGTCTGGCGCGGCTACCGTCGGGAGTTCACCAAGTTGGGGCGTGTCCCCGGACCTCCTTACGGCCTTTTACGATGTGCTGTTCGCCGGTCGCCTAGTATCCGTCGTGTTCGGTGTCGGAACTGTGGTAGTCCTTTATTATCTCGGCCAGGAGCTACTGGACCGGCGTGCCGGAATCCTCGCATCAACGTTTTTGACGTTCACTGTCGGATACGTTCACACCGCCCATTACGCGACTGAAGATGTCCCGATGACGTTTTTCCTCATGCTCGGGTTCCTGCTAACGGTTCGTGCGTTTCATTCAAGCGACACCAGAACACTGTTGATCGCTGCACTGGTGGCTGGGTTAGCAGCATCGACAAAGGCGACTGCCGGCCTCCTTGTTCTCCCTATCGCTGTTGTGATCATTGAACGCCACTGGGACGAATCTGGGAGCATTGCCGAATTCATCGTGGCAGCGTGGAAATACCCAACGCTAACGGTCCTTGGATATGTTACCACAACCCCCTCAATCTTCTTCCATCCAGTTTCGTGGGCCGACGAAATCTCCCGGTACGTCGTTCGTAGCACGAGCGAATCAGTATCGTATAACTGGTCGGATCCCGGATGGCTCATCCAGCTCGCGCACCTCGCCGAAGGGCAAGGGATTGTGCTGTTCCTGTTCTCAATACTGTCTGTGCTGCTCGTCGTCGCTTTCCTTCTGCGAGGCACTCTCGACGGTGCACTCTGGCTATTGCTCCTCTATGCTGCCCCGTACTTCGCAGTCATTATTCAGGGAAACATGACACAGTTCCCCCGGGTGATGCCACTGTTCCCGATCCTCGCAGTTCTCGCTGGCGTTGCCGGCTCCGAGCTAACCCAATCTACTCGTTCCGTCCGAGTTGTTGGAATTGTCCTTCTCACGCTCGCTGTTGTCTTTTCAGGTGTCCATACCGCTGCCGGTGTCGCTGATATCAGCCAGTCGCGGCAGGAAGCGACCGAATGGACGCACGCGAACTTAGATGGTTCCGATTCTGTTGACGTGTATTCTCAGCGGGTGTACCTCCCAGAGTTCCCGGAAGAGGCGACGGTAAATCGTTACGTCATTCATTCGACGTTCCCTCGCGAAGAGTGGCAGCCAGGGCTTGAACGACTGGACTGTAACGCGCCCGAATACGTCGTACTCTCCAGTTACCACTACTTCCGGTTTTTTAAAGATCCGTCCGTGTACCCGGATGTGACTGAACGCATGTCGGCGCTATTCGCCGAAGAGGACTACGAAATTGTTCGAACCTTCGGTCCACCAGTTGACACCGAGCTCAGCGCGGAGCGGAAATTCAGAGACAGTACCCGACTCTCGTCGTTCCCCGAGGATGGGAACCCGACTATCGTTGTGCTGAAACGGATAGACGATGAACCGACCTGCTGATAACAACTATATGGAAAACCACTCGCCACGCACTGCCTGCTCGGACTACACACCCAGTATGATAGCAAGCGAGTCGCCCGAGGTACCGAGCGAGGGTGACATCTGTGACTGACGAACCACTCCCGAGTGTCTGTGTCGTCACTCATCCCCTTGCTGCCGCTGGCGAAAACGCCACGCGAAGCCTGCTTGATATCCTGTCGGCTGTGACATCGGTCGCGCTCGTGACGGCTGACCTGCCGGCTGATTCTGAGATTCGTGACCGGCACGAACTAATCGAACTCACGCAAAAAGGCACGGGTGACTCCGCCGTCACCGCTGCAGTCCGGTTCCTGCTGAATCAACTCCGGATGTGCCGCGTCATAGCTGCCCGTGACGAAGACGTAGTCCTGTTTTTTGGGGCAACGTCGTACCTGTTACCCATCATTGTGGCTCGGTTGCTCGGCAAGACGGCTCTCGTTGAACCCCGAGGCGACGTACCGCTAACGCTCCGACTGAACTGGGAACAGCAGTTGCCCGACTGGGTGGCCGCCGGGCTCGCTTACACGGTGCGTACGCTGGAACGGGCTGGCTTCGCCGCGGCTCACGGCATCATAACGTATACACCGGAGATGGCTCGTCAACTGGATCTGCATCCGGAATCCCCGAACGTCTATCCGACGGGAGCGCGCTACGTCCGGACGGACGAATTTCGCGTCCAGCGAGCTTACACCGACCGTGGCCGCATCGTGGGATTCCTCGGGCGGCTCGACGAGGAAAAGAACATCCGTGAACTCGCTACTGTCGCCGCCAGACTACCCGACGACGTGACCTTCAGATTCATTGGCGACGGAGACCTCCGGTCATGGCTGTCATCTGAACTCGCGGCAGAAATCGAACGCGGAGCAGTCGAGCTCACCGGCTGGGTGGATCACGACGACGTGCCGGACCAACTAAATGACCTCTCTCTGCTCGTGTTACCGTCACAACCGACTGAAGGACTTCCGACAACGATTCTGGAAGCCTTAGCCTGTGGGACACCAGTACTGGCCTCGCCGGTTTCGGGCGTCCCGGATGTCGTCCGCGAGGGCGAAACCGGCTTCTTGCTCGATTCACGGGAGGCGGCTGTCCTTCACGAGACGATACTCAATATCCTCGAGCGGGATGGATTGGACAGGATCAGCGAGAACGGACGCGACCTGATCGAGTCCCAGTATAGTTTCGAAGCGGCCTGTGAGCGGTACAGATCGATACTCAACCGACTGTAGCTGTGGCATCTATCGACATTTTGCTAACCGGCCCGAACCCTGTAGCTTTACAAAGTCTGATTCTGCTCGTTACTTTGGCATGCGCCGATTCACTAACGCGATTACAGAGACATCAACAAACTCTAATAACGTCTTGTGTATCACCTGATGTATACAGATGCGAATCGGGCAAACATCGTTCATCTCTTTCGTTTCGAAGGGTCTCTCTTCTGCGGCTGGCTTTATTGCCACAATCTTGTTTGCACGGCTACTCGGTGCCGAAATTCTCGGAAAGTACTACCTCTTGCTCTCAATTGTTGCG from Haloarcula rubripromontorii harbors:
- a CDS encoding ArnT family glycosyltransferase yields the protein MAFGTWRLRPHLTFPDETGAIELALRMGYEQNPFIDNFRKGGNLHLYLLALSFVPVTLYWLATGQLGDIMSGAATVGSSPSWGVSPDLLTAFYDVLFAGRLVSVVFGVGTVVVLYYLGQELLDRRAGILASTFLTFTVGYVHTAHYATEDVPMTFFLMLGFLLTVRAFHSSDTRTLLIAALVAGLAASTKATAGLLVLPIAVVIIERHWDESGSIAEFIVAAWKYPTLTVLGYVTTTPSIFFHPVSWADEISRYVVRSTSESVSYNWSDPGWLIQLAHLAEGQGIVLFLFSILSVLLVVAFLLRGTLDGALWLLLLYAAPYFAVIIQGNMTQFPRVMPLFPILAVLAGVAGSELTQSTRSVRVVGIVLLTLAVVFSGVHTAAGVADISQSRQEATEWTHANLDGSDSVDVYSQRVYLPEFPEEATVNRYVIHSTFPREEWQPGLERLDCNAPEYVVLSSYHYFRFFKDPSVYPDVTERMSALFAEEDYEIVRTFGPPVDTELSAERKFRDSTRLSSFPEDGNPTIVVLKRIDDEPTC
- a CDS encoding glycosyltransferase family 4 protein, with amino-acid sequence MTDEPLPSVCVVTHPLAAAGENATRSLLDILSAVTSVALVTADLPADSEIRDRHELIELTQKGTGDSAVTAAVRFLLNQLRMCRVIAARDEDVVLFFGATSYLLPIIVARLLGKTALVEPRGDVPLTLRLNWEQQLPDWVAAGLAYTVRTLERAGFAAAHGIITYTPEMARQLDLHPESPNVYPTGARYVRTDEFRVQRAYTDRGRIVGFLGRLDEEKNIRELATVAARLPDDVTFRFIGDGDLRSWLSSELAAEIERGAVELTGWVDHDDVPDQLNDLSLLVLPSQPTEGLPTTILEALACGTPVLASPVSGVPDVVREGETGFLLDSREAAVLHETILNILERDGLDRISENGRDLIESQYSFEAACERYRSILNRL